GCTGGCCGTCGTGATCCCGGTGATCGTGCTGGTCGGCTCGGTCCGCGGTGTCGAGCGGGTCGGCTTCGACCTCGACGGGCGCCCGATCGACGTGCTCACGCCCGGCGTGCTGGCGCTCGCGGTGATGTCGACCGCGTTCACGTCGCTGGCGATCGCCACCGGCTTCGAGCGTCGCTACGGCGTCCTCAAGCGCCTCGGCACCGCTCCCCTGTCCCGCGCCACGCTGCTCGGCGGCAAGGTGCTCGCCCTGCTGCTCGTCGAGGTCTTCCAGTTCGTCGTGATCGGCGGCGTCGGCCTGGCCCTGGGCTGGTCCGGTCCGTCGGGGGTCGGCGGCGTGCTCCTCCTCGTGGTCGCAGCGCTCTTCGGGACCGCCGCGTTCGCCTCGCTCGGCATGCTCCTCGCGGGCTCGCTGCGCGCCGAGGCCACCCTCGCCGCCGCGAACCTGGTCTACCTGCTGCTGCTCGCCGGCGGCGCCGTCATCCTGCCCGCGTCGCTGTACGGCGGGCTCGGCGACGTCGTGCGCTGGCTGCCCTCGGGCGCGCTCGGCGAGGCGGTCCGCTCCGCGTGCGACGGCGCGGTCGCCGTCCGCGACCTCGTGGTACTGGCCGCCTGGACCGTCCTCGGCTCCGCCCTGACCGCCCGAACCTTCAAGTGGGAGTGACCGTGAGCACCGCGACCCGACTGACCGACGTCCAGCGCGGGTTGGAGACGCGGCTGGTGCCGCTGGCGTGGGCGAACCTGGTCGCCAACATCGTGATCGTGGTGACCGGCGGCGCCGTACGGCTGACCGCCTCCGGCCTGGGCTGCCCGACCTGGCCCAAGTGCACCGACGAGTCCTACACCGCGCACAGCGCACTCGGCATCCACGGCGTGATCGAGTTCGGCAACCGGCTGCTGACCTACGTGCTGCTCGTCATCGCGCTCGCGTGCGTGGTCGCGGCGTGGCGGCGGGCCGGCCGGGTGCGCGCGCTGGCCCTGGTCGTGCTCGGCGGCATTCCCGCCCAGGCGATCGTCGGCGGCATCACCGTGCTCACCGACCTCAACCCGTGGATCGTCGCCTTCCACCTGCTCGTCTCGATGGCGATGGTCGGCGTGTGCGTGTGGCTGGTCGACGACCTGACCGGCCCCACCCGGTCGATCGCCTCCGACGTCACCCGGCGGCTCGCGTGGGCGACGTTCGCCGCCGGCTGGGTCGTGCTCTGGCTCGGCACGGTGGTCACCGGCTCCGGGCCCCACTCCGGCGACCTGGACTCCCGTCGTACCGGACTCGACCCGGAGGTCGTCTCCCACGTCCACGGCGTCTCGGTCGGCGTCCTCGTCGTGCTGACTCTCTCCCTGCTGCTCGTCGCGCGCCGCCACGGCGACCGCTGGGTCGCCACGTTCGCGGGCGTGCTCCTCGGCGTCGAGCTCGCCCAGGGCCTGCTCGGCTACGTCCAGTTCTTCACCGACCTGCCCGAGATCCTCGTCGGGACGCACATGCTCGGCGCCGCCCTCGTCGCCGCCGGCCTCGCCCGCGTGGTCGTCACCACTCGCCCCCGGGCCTGAGCCGCCGGGGCTCCGGGGGCGCCTGTTCCGCTGAGCGGACCCTCTGGCGTTGCGGTTTGGTCCCAAACCGCAACAATTCGGGCTCTGGACATGCGGTTTGTGCCCAATCGCCAACTGGTCCGACCACCTCGACAACGGCAGCCGGCCCGGCGCCGACGAGGACCGGGCGCTCGTGGAGCAAGGCGCCCGCGATTGCGGTTTGGTCCCAAACCGCAACAATTCGGGCCCCGGGCATGCGGTCTGTGCCCAATCCCCGACTGGTCTGACCACTTCGCCGAGCCACACCCGCCGAGCGGGCGACCCCGGCCGATCAGTGCAGCAGCGGGTCGATGGCCACCGCGACGAACAGCAGCGACAGGTACAGGTTCGACGAGTGGAAGAGTCGCATCGGCTGGAGGATGCTCAGCTCGTCGGAGGTCCGGGCGCGGCGGTGGAGGCCGTGGGCCTG
This genomic interval from Nocardioides kongjuensis contains the following:
- a CDS encoding ABC transporter permease yields the protein MNTFAPAPGAAPVVRQLVTQAGMEARLMLRNGEQLLLAVVIPVIVLVGSVRGVERVGFDLDGRPIDVLTPGVLALAVMSTAFTSLAIATGFERRYGVLKRLGTAPLSRATLLGGKVLALLLVEVFQFVVIGGVGLALGWSGPSGVGGVLLLVVAALFGTAAFASLGMLLAGSLRAEATLAAANLVYLLLLAGGAVILPASLYGGLGDVVRWLPSGALGEAVRSACDGAVAVRDLVVLAAWTVLGSALTARTFKWE
- a CDS encoding COX15/CtaA family protein, translating into MSTATRLTDVQRGLETRLVPLAWANLVANIVIVVTGGAVRLTASGLGCPTWPKCTDESYTAHSALGIHGVIEFGNRLLTYVLLVIALACVVAAWRRAGRVRALALVVLGGIPAQAIVGGITVLTDLNPWIVAFHLLVSMAMVGVCVWLVDDLTGPTRSIASDVTRRLAWATFAAGWVVLWLGTVVTGSGPHSGDLDSRRTGLDPEVVSHVHGVSVGVLVVLTLSLLLVARRHGDRWVATFAGVLLGVELAQGLLGYVQFFTDLPEILVGTHMLGAALVAAGLARVVVTTRPRA